The Deinococcus fonticola nucleotide sequence TGCCCAGCATCTGGCGTTCTCCGCTGGACAGACGGTGAGGACTATCACCGCCCAGGGTGGTCTGCAATCCTTCAGGCAATCGTCGAATGACACTATCCATCTGTAGGGCCTGCATGACAGCTCTGACACGGGCCTCATCTACTTGCCGTCCCAGGGTTAGGTTATCCAGCATAGAAGCATAGAACATGGGTACTTCCTGGCGCTGGTAAGCCACACGATTACGAACAGCTTCAGGCGTGTAATCAGTTAGGGAAACACCATCCCAGAGAATCGTGCCTCCTGTCGGTTCCAGCAGAGAAGTCAGGACATTACAGAGAGTGGTTTTCCCTGAACCATTCGACCCTAACAGCACGGTATACGAACCTTTTGCCAAGGTCATATTCACGTCACTAAGAATGGGACGGTCAGGAAGATGGCTGAATTTAAGGTGCTCGACGGTTAGAACATCCTTGAGTGATTCCAGGTGAGTGTTTTTCCCGGTATCTGTTTCGGTGGGCAATTCCAAAATTTCCGCGAGGCGATCTGAGGAGACTATACCCTGTTGTACCGACTGCACCATGCCAATCAGGGTGGATAGCGCACCTACAGCATTGTTCGTCAGACCGTAGGTGGCAACCAGCTGTCCTACGGATAGCTTGGTTTCAAGAACTTGCGTTGCCCCGTACCACAGGGTTAGCAGTGATCCAAGGCTTCCCAGAAGACCGAACACCACGCCACTATTGTTGCTGATCATAAATCCCCGCCAGGACTGATCCATGACGCCACTGATCTGGTTGCGTCCCCGCATGGTAGCCCAACGTTCAGCACTGAATGCCTTGAGGGCTGAAATGCCTTCCAGACTGCCAATCATGAAACTGTTCAGCTCCCCACTCTTTTTGAGGACTTTGCGGCTATTATCACGCAGGCGAGGGGAGATCACCAAAACATAGAGAATGTTCAAGATCAGGCTTAATGAAGCTACTAATGCCAGTTGGATGTTGTAAAAGAGTAGAAGACTAAGACTGAAGAGAAGCGTTAGAACAGCCACTGGGACAGTGATCATAAGATTCGTGAGCACGCCTCGAACTGCGTTTAGATCCTCGTTACGTTGTAAGAGATCACCGACAAGACGCGTCTGGTGAATTCTTAATGGTAGATTGAGCAGATGATGCAGGTAGCCCATTTGCATCTTGTAATTCAGCGCCATGCCCAAGTAGCTGGAGAGGTGTGACCGGAAAGTACTGACCAGGGTTTGCAGTACAGCAAATCCAAGTATGGCCCACAGTATGTAAGGAAGAAGTTGTCGCTCACCAAAAGTGAGGACACGATCAAACAGCACCTGTGACAATAATGGACTAATAAGGGAAAAGCTACTTAGCATGATAGTGCCGAAGAGTATTTCAATTAAAATAGGAATCGACCCACGAAAGTGGGTTAGGTGAGATAGAAGACCCTGAATGCCTCGCTTTCCGATAAAATTTCCCTTCTCAAATTCTGGAAGAGGCTGAAAAAAAAGCAGATTACCTGTCCATTTTTTTTCCAATTCATCATGATCGATTTTTCTGATTCCTATAGCCGGATCAGCAATTAATATTGATTTTGAGTCTATCCTAAATAGAACGACGTAATGATTGCTTTCCCAATGTAGTATCAGGGGTAGGTTAATTGATTCCAGGCTATGAGATCTGGTTCTGAATGCCTTACAACTCAACCCCAAATTCTCGCCTGCTCTTTTTAATCCAGCCATTGTCGTGCCGCTCTGCGTAGTTCCGGCCAAGCCTCTCAAAATATAAAGCGCTTCTTGGCGCCCCCAATATTTCAATACCATGGCGAGGCATGCAGCGCCACAATCTGTTTGATCAACCTGCCTTACAAAATATTTACTGTAACGACGCAATTGCATTTTATCGCTCTTGTATGATTTTACGATTTTTTACGCGCCTTATAACGATTAAATTATTTATAAGATTGAATATTCCCATAACAAAGAAAATGAAAAGTATTACATCTAAGCTCGGAAATAAATAGGTTATCATAAAAACGAGAGTACAGTATAGTAATAATGTGGTCATTATTGTTTTAAAAACACCGAATCTTATAAAAAATTTAGACAATACTAAATTTTCCTCTTCATAATTGCCTTTATTCTTTTCAATTGCCCAATATGTTAGAAGCATATCAACAATATAAAGAAATATACAAGATAAAGGTAATAAAACTGTTTTCATTTTAAGATCCTCAGGGTATCTTTATTTCCATTTCTTCGACAAAAATCTTCAATCTAATTAATTTTATAGGCTGAGGGGTATCCAATTTATAAACAAATTTATCAACCGTAAAATCAGATACTAAAGGGATTATATCTCTACTGAGAATATCTTTACAAGCATCTAAGCCTATCTGTCCCACTAATGATAGTAATTCATCATCATTTTCAACAGATTGATATACAACAGGAATATGTGTTATCCCGGCAGAGATAAGAGCAACTGCCCTATGATACCCATTAAATAATATGTCTCTGCCTTGGTAGTTTATACACCAGA carries:
- a CDS encoding peptidase domain-containing ABC transporter, which gives rise to MQLRRYSKYFVRQVDQTDCGAACLAMVLKYWGRQEALYILRGLAGTTQSGTTMAGLKRAGENLGLSCKAFRTRSHSLESINLPLILHWESNHYVVLFRIDSKSILIADPAIGIRKIDHDELEKKWTGNLLFFQPLPEFEKGNFIGKRGIQGLLSHLTHFRGSIPILIEILFGTIMLSSFSLISPLLSQVLFDRVLTFGERQLLPYILWAILGFAVLQTLVSTFRSHLSSYLGMALNYKMQMGYLHHLLNLPLRIHQTRLVGDLLQRNEDLNAVRGVLTNLMITVPVAVLTLLFSLSLLLFYNIQLALVASLSLILNILYVLVISPRLRDNSRKVLKKSGELNSFMIGSLEGISALKAFSAERWATMRGRNQISGVMDQSWRGFMISNNSGVVFGLLGSLGSLLTLWYGATQVLETKLSVGQLVATYGLTNNAVGALSTLIGMVQSVQQGIVSSDRLAEILELPTETDTGKNTHLESLKDVLTVEHLKFSHLPDRPILSDVNMTLAKGSYTVLLGSNGSGKTTLCNVLTSLLEPTGGTILWDGVSLTDYTPEAVRNRVAYQRQEVPMFYASMLDNLTLGRQVDEARVRAVMQALQMDSVIRRLPEGLQTTLGGDSPHRLSSGERQMLGIARLLLSDAEVLILDEPTATLDMDREARVVQILEQLKGNRTLLVITHRPALMAPADQVLKLVEGTIRPYKSTSCSEALRLPE